GATACGCGTTCACGCTCTGCGTCTGGAGCTAAAAACTCAATCGCACACGCAGCCCTAAGCTATCTTCCTGAGGCTCAGGGGGGTCTGTTCCTTGATGCCGGAACGACCACCGCAGCATTGGCCGAGTTACTCGCAGCCCAACCTTTTGCAAAGCACTGGTCCATCGTTACCAATAGCTTGTCAATTGCCCTTACCTTGGCAAATTCCGGCCTTGATGAAATCCAACTCCTCGGAGGCAGTGTCAGGGCCATTACTCAAGCTGTCGTTGGTGATACTGCGCTTCGCACCCTAGCGCTGATGAGAGCCGATGTTGCCTTCATCGGCACAAACGCGTTGACAATCGATCACGGACTATCGACTGCAGATTCACAAGAGGCTGCTATTAAATCTGCAATGATTACTAATGCACATAAAGTTGTTGTTTTGTGCGATTCGACCAAAATGGGTACTGATTATTTGGTAAGTTTTGGATCTATTTCTGATATTGATGTCATCATCACTGATGCTAACGCCCCTGAGAGCTTTGTGAAAGCACTGCGCGACCGTGATGTGGAAGTCATTATCGCCTAGCTTGAATCTCTTAAATTTTCTGCTCTACTTAATGAAGGGGGCGGAAAGAACTGTTGTTCTTTCCGCCCCCTTCATTAGCATTGCTCGAGCTTAAGGCTGCAATACCTTACGCACAGCGGCTCGTGCATCGATTGCGCCTTCTGCATTGACAGCTGCCTCTGCAGCACGAACACATGTTTCAAAATCAACAGATGCTAATTGTGCACCCACACCAGCGATCGCTGTCGATGCAGCCGACAGCGAATTGACGCCTAAACCTGTAAGGACACATGCCAACAATGGGTCTGCTGCTGCCTCGCCACACACGCCCACAGCGGTGTTAAAACGTTTGCCCTCTTCACAAGTGTGCTTAATCAAACGCAACACTGCGGGCTGCCATGGATCTGTCAGATACGCAAGCTGAGGAGACATTCTGTCTGCTGCCATGGTGTACTGCGTGAGATCATTAGTACCAATAGAGACGAAATCTAGATATGGCATGAGCTTATCTGCCATTAGCGACGCTGCAGGGACCTCAATCATTGCACCAGCGGTTAGCCCTCGTTCTGCGCAAAGCCCTGCGAACCAGCGTGCTTCTCGCGCTGTGGCCACCATAGGCGCCATAACCCAAGTTGGGGAATTCTCATCTCGACCAAGCTCATGAGCGGCTTGTGCGATAGCGTCCAACTGGCGAGTCAACAATGACTCATTAGCACGGGCTACGCGAAGACCGCGAACACCCAGAGCAGGATTCATCTCGTCGGCCATAGAGGCAAAGGCAACTGGTTTGTCAGAACCTGCATCTAGCGAACGAACAACAACCTTGGAATCTGGAAATTGTTCCAAAACTTTTTTGTAGACAGCCGCTTGTTCATCAACGCTTGGTTCTTCTGTAGCGGTCAAGAAACACATTTCAGTACGGAACAAACCAATACCTTCAGCCTGACTCTCCGTTGCAGCGATCCGTGCAGCTTTTCCGTCTTGTACGTTCGCAAGTAGCTGCACTCGATGACCGTCCTTAGTTTCGGCTGGTCCTTTCCACTGCGCGATGCGCTCAGCTAGCATGCGCGATTCCAATTCAGCTGCACGAGCGGTTTCAGGGTCTGCATCGAGAGTTACGGTGCCCAATGCACCGTCGATAAGCACGTCTGCGCCCACTTCAATCTTGTGAATTTTCTCACCGGCTGCGACAATGCACGGAACATTGAGCTGGCGTGCAATAATCGCGGTGTGGCTGGTTGGACCACCCAATTCAGTTACAAGACCGACAAAATAGTCGGTATTCAAGGCTGCGGTATCTGCGGGGGAAAGATCATCGGCGAAAAGCACAACGTGCTCATGAACATCTGGAAGTCCAGGTTCAAGATCTCCTCGTAGCTCAGCAATCACACGATCGCGAATATCGCGAAGGTCTGTCGTACGCTCCGCCATTACTCCGCCAGCTGCCTCAAACATTGAAACAAACTTGGTGGTCGCAGCAACAACTGCATACTCAGCTGGGTGTCCGCCTTGAATGCCCTTCTTGACGGCCTTCTGCCAGCCGCGGTCTTTGACCATTCCTGCAGTAGCTTTTAGCACCTCCGACGCTGCCCCCTCGGCATGTTCGGAACGATCAAGAAGGCGTTGTGCCACAGCATCTGCCGCTGCAACGAAGTTATCTAACTGTTGAGCACGATCAGCTTCGTCAACAACCTCTCCTGCCTGGGGAAGCTGTGGCCGCGGGCTAATCCACACGGCTTTGGCATAACGGACACCGGAAACTACGCCAGTACCCTTAATAATTGTGTCTGTCATCACGTTATTCAACGTTCGCCACCTATCCTCACGGGAGTAGTCAATACCACTTCTACATCACCACAAAATCAACATTTCCGCAACCAAACCAACAAGCAAATGTTGACATGCAGAAAGAAGTGGGCATAAATTTGGTGTAAGTTCAAATATTTTGTTTGCATGGCGCATTCAAGGCGCTACGCCATGAAACGAAAGACTTTTACCGTTACATAACTGCAATATGCCCTCAAAAATTCTATTGGGGGTAAGAAGAACTCTTGGTTCAATGAAGGAGTGAAGGTGGCTACCGTAGAAGAAGTAAATCTGCGCCAAACAACCATCGTTTCGCTCACCAATGAAACAGGACGATCAAGTGTAACGCAGCTAGCTCAGCAATTTGATGTTACACCTGAAACCATCAGGCGCGACCTGAAAAGTCTAGAGCAACAGGGACTCCTTCGACGTGTTCACGGAGGAGCTGTTTCCGGTAGCCCCAAGCTTAACGTCGATGTGCTCGCTGTAGACGATGACGATGATCTGCCAATTCATCAATCGCAGCGACGCAAGCAAAGCATCGCATTAACTGCTCTATCACTTATTCCTGGCCCTGAAGCATCAATCTTTATAGATGCCGGTTCAACTACAGAAACTTTTGCCAACGTTTTAGCCCGTACATACTTAGGACAAAATTGGCTCGTCGTTACCACTTCGCCGAACGTCGCAAGAACGTTAAGTAGTGCCGGTGTTCCCGATGTAATCATGGTCGGCGGTTTTGTAAAGGCACGCACCCAGGCAATTGTTGGTCCCCACGCCATAGAAACGTTGCACTCTATGCGAGCAGATATCGCCTTTTTAGGCACTAACGGGATTGACCCGCACAAAGGTTTTACAACTTCAGATGAGCGTGAGGCCAAGGTAAAGCACGAGATGATCGCCCATGCACAAACGTCTGTCATTCTCTGCGATTCCGGAAAAATCGGACATAGTTCGGCAGTCAGTTTTGCACAGCTCGCAGAGGTCGACTTTGTTGTTACTGATCGCAATTCTCCTCCTCAGCTTTCCCGCCAGCTCGGCGAACCGAATTTACAAGTGGTGATCCCGTGATTCTGACGTTTACCCCAAATCCCAGCATCGATAAGACCCTCCAGCTGGATTCCGTACTTACTCGAGGCGAAGTACAACGTTTGTCAGGTGTACAAACTGTTGCAGGAGGAAAGGGGATAAACGTTGCTGTCGCTTTAACAAAGGCACAGGCGGACACCGTAGCTCTTTACCCAGCCCATCCGGATGATCCTTTTAATAGACTGATACGTGAGTCGCAAATCCCAGCACAAAGAGTGACAATTCGCGGTGAAGTGCGAATAAACACGACAGTAACTGAGCCTGACGGCACAACCACAAAGCTCAATATTCAAGGCCCGCAAATCTACGAAGACGAGTTGCAAGCCTTAGAGAAAAATCTCCTAGAACGCGCGGCAGGTTGCTCTTGGGCAGTTCTCGCGGGTTCATTACCTCCAGGAGTCCCTACTGACTGGTATGTACATGTGACAAAATTGCTCAATTCTCGCCACCCCTCACTACGAATCGCAATTGATACTTCCGATGTGCCACTACAAAAAGTTGGTGAATCGTTTGGCCACTGCGCATTGTCACTAATAAAACCTAATGGCATGGAACTTGGTCAACTCGTCGGAGTTGATGGATATGCTTTAGAAAAAGAAGCAGCACAAGGAAACTTCGAGCCCGTTGTCTGTGCAGCTCGAAAAGCGATCCTCCAAGGGGTCGAAAAGGTGCTCGTAACCCTGGGAGCCGCTGGCGCTGTATTAGTCACAAAAGATAATGCATGGAAAGCTGCACCCCCACCTATTACTGTGCTTTCTACAGTGGGAGCTGGTGACGCCTCCTTGGCGGGTTTTATTCTTGCTTCTGAAGAAGGGCTGCCTCCGGAAAAATGCCTAACTCAGGCTGTCGCTTACGGCGCAGCCGCTGCTAGTTTTGCAGGGACTCACATGCCATACCCTCACCAAATTGACGTCGATCACACATCTGTCACACCCCTCCCCTAACTCATCCCCGCTTTCCACCCAGTGTCAACTTCTATTGTTACACTCATGTGTCTTTAGATTTCCTATTGGTAACAAACTAAACCTACGCATTCAAGGACATGTACAGACCCCATGCCTTCTAGGGCTCATCGACAGTTCTCTTATCGCCATCCAACCCGCTTGGAGCGGCGATAAGATATCAATCATCACGGAGCTTTGTCATGTGATGAAAACTGCTGGAGTTACGGACAACGTCGACACGCTGATTACTGATACCCTCGCACGCGAAGAATCTGGCAGCACCGCACTCCCCCAAGGCGTTGCGATTCCACATTGCAGGACGTCAGCCGTAACGCATCCAGTGATAGCTTTGCATCGCTAGGGGAACAAGTGCTTTTCGACGACCCCCAAAACCCTGTGGATTTAGTCTTTCTCATTGCGGTTCCGCCCAGTGCGAAAAGTGCTCACCTTAAAATTCTTTCAACCCTGGCACGAGCGCTGATCAATGAATCATTCACAGCATCCTTGCGTACTGCGACTACTCCTGCACAGATAGAAAAATTATTTCTGCATCACTAGATTCACAAACCGCGAATGGCCAGAATAATGCACCGAGTTCTCCCATAATGATCGCGGCAATAACCACATGTCCTACTGGGATCGCCCATACCTATATGGCAGCGGATTCGCTTGCTTCAGCTGATGTAGTTATCTTTGCGACCGATATTGGAGTTCGCGACCGGGAACGATTCAAAGGAAAACGAATCCTTAAATGCAGCCCACGACAGGCTATCCGCGACCCAAACGATACCCTTAGTGCCGCACTTGCACTCATAAATACTCCAGTGAATACGGCAGCGCAGCCACAGACAACTCATCGTGTTTCGGACACAGCCTACGATTTAGAAAGAAAAATGCGCCACGCTGCAATGACCGGTGTTTCTTACATGGATCCGTTTGTGGCAGCCGGCGGATTTCTCTTGGCCCTTGGATTTCTCTTAGGCGGCTACGACATAGCTACCGGGTGGCAGGCAATAGCCGTCCAGCATTCGCGCACCGATCTGCCCAGCCACGATGTGATCATCGATACGGCTACAGGGTAATCCCATTATTTCCAACGTTCTGACCTTTTGCTCTATCTTGGCGCAGTGCCCTTTGCAATCGGTTCAATGTCGATGCAATTTATTGTGGCGGCACTTTCGGGATACATTGCGTTTGCTATCGCTGGACGCTCAGGAATTGCTCCAGGTTTTATTGGCGGTGCAGTGTCAGTCTTCGTTGGCGCAGGATTTTTGGTCGGGTTAGTCACAGACCTACTGTCTGGAACGCTTGCATGATGGTTTTCCACGAGACAGGTTCCAACACTTATCTCGTCGCTTATTCCCCGTAATAATAGTTTCACTCATTTCCAGTCTTTTCGTTGTTTTGATGATGCTCTTGGTTTTGGGCAAACCCCTTTCGCTATTGCTATTAGCCCTCCAAAACTGGCTAGCAGGACTATCTGGCTCTTCAGCCATCATTCTTGGTGCTGTGCTGGGACTTATGATGCGTTTTGATCTCGGCGGCCCAGTAAATAAAGCCGCATATTTATTTGCTACCGCAGGTCTTTCCACTAGTGAACTCGACAGGCTCGCATGCTCCGCATGGCGGAATTTTTGTGCTCTTTGCAATATCCCCAGCGTAGACATTCCTCTTAGCTTTACTCATTGAAGTGATCATTTCCGCTCTCATCGTAATTCTGCTGAAGCGGATTTGACCTGTTCCAATCTCCACGACTTCGTACAGTAAAGACAATACGGTGGCTTAAACGACGTGTTCTAAAAGACATCAATCGCTATTGCTTTTGTGCCCGTTTGATGGCGAAAAATAAACATTCAGAATAGAATCGGACACAGGTGCTCTCAAACTGGCACGGGGTGTCAGAGGTAACCGATGCCACTGCTATGCTGCAGTACAGCATCGTTGCTCGAGGTACGTAATAAAATCGCACTGTTCGCGTAACGTGAGCTTCGATATGATGCTGCGAACAGCTAAATGAAAGGACACCAATTCATGGCTTCCAAGACCGTTTCTGTCGGATCCTCCGTCGGCCTGCATGCACGCCCAGCGTCGATCATTGCAGAGGCAGCCGGTGAATTTGATGAGGATATCTTCCTCACCATCGAAGGCGAAGACGATGATGAGACCGATGCAGCCTCATCTCTCATGATCATGGCTTTGGGTGCAGAGAAGGGCGATAAGGTTACTGTCACCTCCGAAAACCCTGAGGCTGTTGAGAAGATCGCAGCATTGATCGAAAAGGATCTCGACGCCGTTTAAGCAACGCCGCCACCATTATCAAGAGGAGAACTTTTGTTCTCCTCTTTTTATTTATCCACGCCCCTTTGGCTCCAGTCTAGATAGAAAACATTGACTGTTGTTGACATGTCATATATGATTGTGGATGTTAGATCACGAATACCCATTCAAAAGGAAAAATATCATGCAATTCGGCATTTTCACCATCGGTGACGTTACGACAGATCCCACCACCGGAGTTACTCCCAGCGAACACGATCGCATCAACGCAATGACACAAATTGCATTAAAGGCTGAAGAAGTAGGCCTTGATGTATTTGCAACTGGCGAACACCACAATCCGCCATTTGTACCGTCCTCCCCTACGACGCATTTGGCTTATATTGCAGCACAAACCAAGAATATTCAGCTATCAACATCTACCACGCTGATCACCACCAATGATCCTGTAAAAATCGCAGAAGACTATGCCTTTTTACAGCACCTTTCTGGTGGACGCGTAGACCTAATGATGGGGAGCGGAAACACCGGCCCC
The sequence above is drawn from the Corynebacterium rouxii genome and encodes:
- a CDS encoding DeoR/GlpR family DNA-binding transcription regulator; the protein is MYSEERRRQIASLTAVEGRVNVTELAARFDVTAETIRRDLAVLDREGVVHRVHGGAVANQTFQTTEFSLDTRSRSASGAKNSIAHAALSYLPEAQGGLFLDAGTTTAALAELLAAQPFAKHWSIVTNSLSIALTLANSGLDEIQLLGGSVRAITQAVVGDTALRTLALMRADVAFIGTNALTIDHGLSTADSQEAAIKSAMITNAHKVVVLCDSTKMGTDYLVSFGSISDIDVIITDANAPESFVKALRDRDVEVIIA
- the ptsP gene encoding phosphoenolpyruvate--protein phosphotransferase, which encodes MTDTIIKGTGVVSGVRYAKAVWISPRPQLPQAGEVVDEADRAQQLDNFVAAADAVAQRLLDRSEHAEGAASEVLKATAGMVKDRGWQKAVKKGIQGGHPAEYAVVAATTKFVSMFEAAGGVMAERTTDLRDIRDRVIAELRGDLEPGLPDVHEHVVLFADDLSPADTAALNTDYFVGLVTELGGPTSHTAIIARQLNVPCIVAAGEKIHKIEVGADVLIDGALGTVTLDADPETARAAELESRMLAERIAQWKGPAETKDGHRVQLLANVQDGKAARIAATESQAEGIGLFRTEMCFLTATEEPSVDEQAAVYKKVLEQFPDSKVVVRSLDAGSDKPVAFASMADEMNPALGVRGLRVARANESLLTRQLDAIAQAAHELGRDENSPTWVMAPMVATAREARWFAGLCAERGLTAGAMIEVPAASLMADKLMPYLDFVSIGTNDLTQYTMAADRMSPQLAYLTDPWQPAVLRLIKHTCEEGKRFNTAVGVCGEAAADPLLACVLTGLGVNSLSAASTAIAGVGAQLASVDFETCVRAAEAAVNAEGAIDARAAVRKVLQP
- a CDS encoding DeoR/GlpR family DNA-binding transcription regulator; translated protein: MATVEEVNLRQTTIVSLTNETGRSSVTQLAQQFDVTPETIRRDLKSLEQQGLLRRVHGGAVSGSPKLNVDVLAVDDDDDLPIHQSQRRKQSIALTALSLIPGPEASIFIDAGSTTETFANVLARTYLGQNWLVVTTSPNVARTLSSAGVPDVIMVGGFVKARTQAIVGPHAIETLHSMRADIAFLGTNGIDPHKGFTTSDEREAKVKHEMIAHAQTSVILCDSGKIGHSSAVSFAQLAEVDFVVTDRNSPPQLSRQLGEPNLQVVIP
- the pfkB gene encoding 1-phosphofructokinase, with the protein product MILTFTPNPSIDKTLQLDSVLTRGEVQRLSGVQTVAGGKGINVAVALTKAQADTVALYPAHPDDPFNRLIRESQIPAQRVTIRGEVRINTTVTEPDGTTTKLNIQGPQIYEDELQALEKNLLERAAGCSWAVLAGSLPPGVPTDWYVHVTKLLNSRHPSLRIAIDTSDVPLQKVGESFGHCALSLIKPNGMELGQLVGVDGYALEKEAAQGNFEPVVCAARKAILQGVEKVLVTLGAAGAVLVTKDNAWKAAPPPITVLSTVGAGDASLAGFILASEEGLPPEKCLTQAVAYGAAAASFAGTHMPYPHQIDVDHTSVTPLP
- a CDS encoding PTS sugar transporter subunit IIB, translating into MAADSLASADVVIFATDIGVRDRERFKGKRILKCSPRQAIRDPNDTLSAALALINTPVNTAAQPQTTHRVSDTAYDLERKMRHAAMTGVSYMDPFVAAGGFLLALGFLLGGYDIATGWQAIAVQHSRTDLPSHDVIIDTATG
- a CDS encoding HPr family phosphocarrier protein; amino-acid sequence: MASKTVSVGSSVGLHARPASIIAEAAGEFDEDIFLTIEGEDDDETDAASSLMIMALGAEKGDKVTVTSENPEAVEKIAALIEKDLDAV